A single region of the Nocardioides sp. W7 genome encodes:
- the argF gene encoding ornithine carbamoyltransferase, producing MTGHPTVRHFLADDDFTPAEQTRVLDLAAKLKAAPYDARPLAGPQSVAMVFDKPTLRTQVSFGAGIAELGGNPMLVEGRLAGIGVRESVEDVARVLGRQVSAVVWRTFAQTDLELMAQHAGVPVVNALTDEFHPCQLVADLLTVRERKGALSGLTVAFVGDGACNMGNSWLLAGATAGMHIRVSAPRGYVPSDAMFDRANAIGASTGGSAIAVADPVEAVTGADVVVTDTWVSMGKEEESAAREVVFGPWSLTSELLAHAEPEAIVLHCLPAYRGKEIAAEVIDGPQSVVWDEAENRRHAQKAVLTFLLEWSAGES from the coding sequence ATGACCGGGCACCCCACGGTCCGGCACTTCCTGGCCGACGACGACTTCACCCCGGCCGAGCAGACCCGGGTCCTCGACCTGGCGGCCAAGCTCAAGGCGGCGCCGTACGACGCCCGCCCGTTGGCCGGTCCGCAGTCGGTGGCCATGGTCTTCGACAAGCCGACGCTGCGGACCCAGGTCTCCTTCGGCGCCGGCATCGCCGAGCTCGGCGGCAACCCGATGCTGGTCGAGGGCCGGCTCGCCGGCATCGGCGTCCGCGAATCCGTCGAGGACGTCGCCCGCGTGCTCGGCCGCCAGGTGTCGGCCGTCGTGTGGCGGACCTTCGCCCAGACCGACCTGGAGCTGATGGCCCAGCACGCCGGCGTCCCGGTCGTGAACGCGCTGACCGACGAGTTCCACCCCTGCCAGCTGGTCGCCGACCTGCTGACCGTGCGTGAGCGCAAGGGCGCCCTGTCCGGGCTCACCGTGGCCTTCGTCGGCGACGGCGCCTGCAACATGGGCAACTCCTGGCTGCTCGCCGGCGCGACCGCCGGGATGCACATCCGGGTGAGCGCGCCCCGGGGCTACGTGCCGTCCGACGCCATGTTCGACCGGGCCAACGCCATCGGGGCGAGCACCGGCGGCTCGGCGATCGCCGTCGCCGACCCGGTCGAGGCGGTCACCGGCGCCGACGTCGTCGTGACCGACACCTGGGTGTCGATGGGCAAGGAGGAGGAGTCAGCCGCCCGCGAGGTCGTCTTCGGCCCCTGGTCGCTGACCTCCGAGCTGCTCGCCCACGCTGAGCCGGAGGCGATCGTGCTGCACTGCCTGCCGGCGTACCGCGGCAAGGAGATCGCCGCGGAGGTGATCGACGGTCCGCAGAGCGTCGTGTGGGACGAGGCCGAGAACCGGCGGCACGCCCAGAAGGCGGTGCTGACGTTCCTGCTCGAGTGGTCGGCGGGGGAGTCGTGA
- a CDS encoding arginine repressor: MSESALRPATKQARHQHIVELVTHQEVRSQTELADLLAEGGVRVTQATLSRDLVELDAIKVRSASGALVYAVPAEGGDRRPAAPVETAAASARLARLCGELLVSADASANLVILRTPPGAAQFLASAFDKAEFPEILGTIAGDDTVLVIGRDPVGGDDLARRFLSLADHHLDKQHNDKQKEVHS, from the coding sequence GTGAGCGAGTCCGCGCTCCGTCCGGCGACCAAGCAGGCCCGGCACCAGCACATCGTCGAGCTGGTCACCCACCAGGAGGTCCGCTCGCAGACCGAGCTGGCCGACCTGCTCGCCGAGGGCGGCGTCCGGGTCACCCAGGCCACGCTCTCGCGGGACCTGGTCGAGCTCGACGCGATCAAGGTCCGCTCGGCCTCGGGGGCATTGGTCTACGCCGTCCCCGCCGAGGGTGGCGACCGCCGGCCGGCGGCACCCGTCGAGACCGCGGCCGCCTCGGCCCGGCTCGCCCGGCTCTGCGGCGAGCTGCTGGTCAGCGCCGACGCGAGCGCCAACCTGGTCATCCTGCGCACCCCACCGGGGGCCGCGCAGTTCCTGGCCTCCGCCTTCGACAAGGCGGAGTTCCCCGAGATCCTCGGCACCATCGCCGGCGACGACACGGTCCTGGTCATCGGCCGGGACCCCGTGGGCGGGGACGACCTCGCCCGACGGTTCCTGTCCCTCGCCGACCACCACCTCGACAAGCAGCACAACGACAAGCAGAAGGAAGTCCATTCGTGA
- the argG gene encoding argininosuccinate synthase, with the protein MSKVLTSLPVGQRVGIAFSGGLDTSVAVAWMRDKGAIPCTYTADIGQYDEPDISGVPDRARQYGAEIARAVDCRSQLVEEGLAAMACGAFHIRSGGRTYFNTTPLGRAVTGTLLVRAMHEDGVDIWGDGSTFKGNDIERFYRYGLLANPQLLIYKPWLDAEFVHELGGRSEMSQWLVDHDLPYRDSQEKAYSTDANIWGATHEAKTLEHLDVSLEIVEPIMGVKFWDPSVHIETEDVTIRFEQGRPVAINGTTYADAVSLVMEANAIGGRHGLGMSDQIENRIIEAKSRGIYEAPGMALLWTAYERLLNAIHNEDTIANYTAQGRQLGRLLYEGRWLDPQALMIRESIQRWIASLVTGEVTLRLRRGEDYTVLRTDGPAFSYHPDKLSMERTDNAAFGPVDRIGQLTMRNLDIADSRWKLEMYADQPVEQGQVLVEHGTLFGELPAGGADRIASNPSAEGELHDEALDAAAMEFGTD; encoded by the coding sequence GTGAGCAAGGTCCTGACGTCCCTCCCGGTCGGCCAGCGGGTCGGCATCGCGTTCTCAGGAGGGTTGGACACCTCGGTCGCGGTGGCCTGGATGCGCGACAAGGGTGCGATCCCCTGCACCTACACCGCCGACATCGGCCAGTACGACGAGCCCGACATCTCCGGCGTCCCCGACCGGGCCCGGCAGTACGGCGCCGAGATCGCCCGCGCCGTCGACTGCCGCTCCCAGCTGGTGGAGGAGGGCCTGGCCGCGATGGCCTGCGGCGCCTTCCACATCCGCTCCGGGGGCCGCACCTACTTCAACACGACCCCGCTGGGCCGCGCCGTCACCGGCACCCTGCTGGTTCGTGCGATGCACGAGGACGGCGTCGACATCTGGGGGGACGGCTCGACGTTCAAGGGCAACGACATCGAGCGGTTCTACCGCTACGGCCTGCTCGCGAACCCGCAGCTGTTGATCTACAAGCCGTGGCTGGACGCCGAGTTCGTGCACGAGCTCGGTGGCCGGTCGGAGATGAGCCAGTGGCTCGTCGACCACGACCTGCCGTACCGCGACTCCCAGGAGAAGGCGTACTCCACCGACGCCAACATCTGGGGCGCCACCCACGAGGCGAAGACCCTCGAGCACCTCGATGTGTCCCTGGAGATCGTCGAGCCGATCATGGGAGTGAAGTTCTGGGACCCCAGCGTGCACATCGAGACCGAGGACGTCACGATCCGCTTCGAGCAGGGCCGGCCGGTCGCCATCAACGGCACGACCTACGCCGACGCGGTCTCGCTGGTGATGGAGGCCAACGCCATCGGCGGCCGGCACGGGCTCGGCATGTCCGACCAGATCGAGAACCGCATCATCGAGGCCAAGTCCCGCGGCATCTACGAGGCCCCGGGCATGGCGCTGCTGTGGACGGCGTACGAGCGGCTCCTCAACGCGATCCACAACGAGGACACGATCGCCAACTACACGGCCCAGGGTCGCCAGCTCGGCCGGCTGCTCTACGAGGGCCGCTGGCTGGACCCGCAGGCGCTGATGATCCGCGAGTCGATCCAGCGCTGGATCGCCTCGCTGGTGACCGGCGAGGTGACGCTGCGGCTGCGTCGGGGCGAGGACTACACCGTGCTGCGCACCGACGGCCCGGCCTTCTCCTACCACCCCGACAAGCTCTCGATGGAGCGCACCGACAACGCCGCGTTCGGCCCGGTGGACCGGATCGGCCAGCTGACGATGCGCAACCTCGACATCGCCGACTCGCGCTGGAAGCTGGAGATGTACGCCGACCAGCCGGTCGAGCAGGGTCAGGTGCTCGTCGAGCACGGCACCCTGTTCGGCGAGCTGCCCGCCGGTGGCGCCGACCGGATCGCCAGCAACCCGTCCGCCGAGGGTGAGTTGCACGACGAGGCGCTGGACGCCGCCGCGATGGAGTTCGGCACCGACTGA
- a CDS encoding NUDIX domain-containing protein: MAGPVHRVAARVLPVSATGEVLLLQCQDPARPGDLHWISVGGAVDPGESLEDAVLRELVEETGVVASADVLTGPLHRGEYPFSWAGVDYLSDTTLFALPLDSTTPVTFEGLEVAEVGNVLAAGWWTPDALRADGTAATPDLPDIMDAAIAAVRGET; the protein is encoded by the coding sequence ATGGCCGGCCCCGTCCACCGCGTCGCGGCGCGCGTCCTCCCGGTGAGTGCCACCGGCGAGGTGCTGTTGCTCCAGTGTCAGGACCCGGCCCGGCCGGGCGACCTGCACTGGATCAGCGTCGGCGGCGCGGTCGACCCGGGGGAGTCGCTCGAGGACGCGGTGCTGCGCGAGCTGGTCGAGGAGACCGGGGTCGTCGCGTCCGCCGACGTTCTCACCGGCCCGCTGCACCGCGGGGAGTACCCCTTCTCGTGGGCCGGCGTGGACTACCTGAGCGACACGACGCTCTTCGCGCTGCCGCTCGACAGCACCACCCCGGTGACCTTCGAGGGACTAGAGGTGGCCGAGGTCGGTAACGTCCTGGCCGCCGGCTGGTGGACTCCCGACGCGCTCCGCGCCGACGGCACCGCGGCCACCCCTGACCTGCCCGACATCATGGACGCCGCGATCGCCGCGGTACGAGGAGAGACGTGA
- the argH gene encoding argininosuccinate lyase, translating into MSSTNHGTNTGKLWGGRFAGGPSPELDALSRSTHFDWRLTPYDLAGSRAHANALHRAGLLADADHAELLRGLEVLGERYADGSLAPDPSDEDVHGALERLLLEEVGADVGGRLRAGRSRNDQIATLFKVFLRDHARVVGGLALDLVDVLVAQARDHLDPVPTVMPGRTHLQHAQPVLLAHHLLAHAWPLLRDVDRLLDWDARVAADSPYGSGALAGQSLGLAPEGVAAELGFTGSSANSIDGTAARDFVAEFAFVAAQIGVDISRLAEEVILWSTREFGFVTLHDSWSTGSSIMPQKKNPDIAELARGKAGRVIGNLSGLLATLKALPLAYNRDLQEDKEPVFDSVDTLEVLLPAFSGMVATLVFDRERLAELAPQGFSLATDVAEWLVRQNVPFRIAHELAGACVRRCEELGIELADLSDEQFAAIDEQLTPAVREVLTVEGSVASRSGRGGTAPVRVREQLDEVVATAAQHRGRLG; encoded by the coding sequence GTGAGCAGCACCAATCACGGCACGAACACGGGCAAGCTGTGGGGCGGCCGGTTCGCCGGCGGCCCGTCGCCGGAGCTCGACGCCCTGTCGCGCTCGACGCACTTCGACTGGCGGCTCACGCCGTACGACCTGGCCGGCTCGCGCGCGCACGCCAACGCGCTGCACCGGGCCGGGCTCCTCGCGGACGCCGACCACGCCGAGCTGCTGCGCGGACTCGAGGTGCTGGGGGAGCGGTACGCCGACGGCTCGCTGGCCCCCGACCCGTCCGACGAGGACGTCCACGGTGCGCTCGAGCGGCTGCTCCTGGAGGAGGTCGGCGCCGACGTGGGCGGCCGCCTGCGAGCCGGCCGCAGCCGCAACGACCAGATCGCCACGCTCTTCAAGGTGTTCCTGCGCGACCACGCCCGGGTCGTCGGCGGGCTCGCCCTCGACCTGGTCGACGTGCTCGTCGCCCAGGCCCGCGACCACCTGGACCCGGTGCCGACCGTGATGCCCGGTCGCACCCACCTGCAGCACGCGCAACCGGTGCTGCTGGCCCACCACCTGCTCGCCCACGCCTGGCCGCTGCTGCGCGACGTCGACCGCCTCCTCGACTGGGACGCCCGGGTGGCGGCGGACTCGCCGTACGGCTCCGGCGCGCTGGCCGGCCAGAGCCTGGGCCTGGCCCCGGAGGGGGTGGCCGCCGAGCTCGGCTTCACCGGCTCGAGCGCGAACTCCATCGACGGCACGGCCGCGCGCGACTTCGTCGCGGAGTTCGCGTTCGTCGCGGCCCAGATCGGCGTCGACATCAGCCGGCTCGCCGAGGAGGTCATCCTCTGGTCGACCCGCGAGTTCGGGTTCGTGACGCTCCACGACTCCTGGTCGACGGGGTCGAGCATCATGCCGCAGAAGAAGAACCCCGACATCGCCGAGCTGGCCCGGGGCAAGGCCGGCCGGGTGATCGGCAACCTCTCCGGGCTGCTGGCCACCCTCAAGGCGCTGCCGCTGGCCTACAACCGCGACCTGCAGGAGGACAAGGAGCCGGTCTTCGACTCCGTCGACACCCTCGAGGTCCTGCTCCCGGCGTTCTCCGGCATGGTCGCGACGCTGGTCTTCGACCGCGAGCGCCTCGCCGAGCTGGCCCCGCAGGGGTTCTCGCTGGCCACGGACGTCGCCGAGTGGCTGGTCCGCCAGAACGTCCCGTTCCGCATCGCCCACGAGCTCGCCGGTGCGTGCGTCCGTCGCTGCGAGGAGCTCGGCATCGAGCTCGCCGACCTGAGTGACGAGCAGTTCGCCGCGATCGACGAGCAGCTGACCCCCGCGGTCCGTGAGGTCCTCACGGTCGAGGGCTCGGTCGCCTCCCGCTCCGGCCGGGGCGGCACCGCACCGGTGCGGGTGCGCGAGCAGCTCGACGAGGTCGTCGCCACGGCGGCGCAGCACCGTGGCCGCCTCGGCTGA
- a CDS encoding DNA-3-methyladenine glycosylase, which translates to MAASADLATLLAGPAETVAPRLLGAHVEHAGVVVRLTEVEAYAGGSDPGSHAFRGQTRRNAVMFGPAGRLYCYFTYGMHVCCNVVTGPEGEASAVLLRAGEVVAGVETARARRPGSSDRDLARGPARLCRALAIDLSHDGTDLAAGPVRLRLRDPLTQVSTGPRVGLRGAPDRPWRYWLTGERSVSAYRPAKPR; encoded by the coding sequence GTGGCCGCCTCGGCTGACCTCGCCACCCTGCTCGCGGGGCCGGCCGAGACGGTCGCCCCGCGACTGCTGGGCGCACACGTCGAGCACGCCGGCGTCGTCGTCCGGCTCACGGAGGTCGAGGCGTACGCCGGCGGGTCCGACCCCGGCTCGCACGCCTTCCGCGGCCAGACCCGCCGCAACGCGGTGATGTTCGGCCCGGCCGGTCGTCTCTACTGCTACTTCACCTACGGGATGCACGTGTGCTGCAACGTGGTGACCGGGCCCGAGGGCGAGGCGAGCGCCGTGCTGCTGCGAGCGGGCGAGGTGGTGGCCGGCGTCGAGACGGCGCGGGCCCGCCGCCCCGGCTCGTCCGACCGGGACCTGGCGCGCGGCCCGGCGCGGCTGTGCCGGGCGCTGGCGATCGACCTGTCGCACGACGGGACGGACCTGGCCGCGGGACCGGTGCGGTTGCGCCTCCGGGACCCGCTGACCCAGGTGTCGACGGGCCCGCGCGTGGGTCTGCGCGGGGCCCCGGACCGCCCCTGGCGGTACTGGCTCACGGGGGAGCGGAGCGTGTCGGCGTACCGCCCGGCCAAGCCACGCTGA